AATAAAGTGCAATGATTATTCAAAAAGAAATTATATTACCAAGATATGCTAGAGGTTTTCATTTGATTACACATCATATTATAAATGCTTTAGACGATTTGCCTGAAGTTGGTTTGCTACATGTTTTTATTAAACATACTTCTGCTGGACTGACAATTAATGAAAATGCAGACAGTGATGTTTTACACGATATGAATGCTTGGATGGATAAATATGTGAAAGAAAATGAAGCATTTTATAAACACACTATTGAAGGAAGTGATGATATGCCAGCACATATTAAAAGTAGTTTGGTTGGAAGTTTTTTAATGATACCAATTAGCAATCATCAGTTAAACCTAGGCACTTGGCAAGGTATTTATTTAGGTGAATTTAGAAATAATGGAGGCAATAGAAAATTGGTTATTTCTGTTTATACAAATTAATAGTTTCAATTACATCTGTATCTTTGGTATTTTTCTGTTGAAATTGAGCTGGTTTTGGATTTGCTGGTTCTTTAACATTGGTAATTCTTCCAGCTTTCACATATCTAGCTGCCCAATATTTATCGTTTAAAGAACTAATAGTAACTCCTTGTGATGAAGAAGCATGTGTAAACTTTCCATTTTGAAGATATAAACCAACATGCGAAACACCACTACCTCTTGTGTTGAAGAAAACTAAGTCGCCTTCTTGTAAATCTTCTTTCGCAACAAAATCTGTAATATTGGCTAATTGAGAGGAAGTATAATATGCTTCTTGTTCTGACTGAATTTTAAAAACATAGTGAGAGCAATCTATACCATATTCCGTTTTTCCACCATAACGATAAGGTGTGTTCAGCCATTTAAAAACATCAACATACATATCATAGTTGTCAATAGCAGCAATATCAATGCCTGCATTTTGAAAGAAATTAATAAAAGAAGCACCATCTATATTGTACTTTGTACATATTGAAGTGACATATTCAAATATAGTTTCAGACTTAGCGTTGTTATTTAATAAAAATACACATATAAATAGAGATAATGCTGTTTTTTTCATCGCTTGCAAGATAAGACTAAAATTGTAAACTTGCAAAGAAAATATAACTAATTTTTGTTATTTGTTTTTTTTGATTTGAGTATATTGACTTTAAATATAAAATTTTACTTTTGATGAAGATTTACGATTATGAAAAAATGGATGCTTAAAGCTGCTGCACAAAAGTTTATTTCTTTACTTCCTTTTACACAGCAAACCAATCAGCTACTACAAAAATATGTTACTAAAAGAACTAGTATTACAGATGTTTTTTTTACTGACAAATTAATTCATGTTCAAAAACACTTACAATATTTTTTTAAATACAGTAATTTAAAGAATGAGTTTACTACACTAGAGTTAGGTACAGGAAGATATCCAATAATTCCAATATGCATGTATTTGTCTGGTGCCAATAAAATTTATTCTGTTGATATTAATGATATGACATCGGCAGATAAAATTAAGCAAACTATTATACGCATTAATAAAAGTTATGAAGATGGAGTTTTACAACAATATATTACTGTTGATAAAAGCAGACTTACCAAATTAAATGATTTATTAGTAATAGATAACGAACAACAGTTTAATGATGCATTTCATTCACTTGGGTTTTTGTTTTTGTTAGAAGATATTAATAAAAGTAAAATAGAAATGCATAGTATAGATTTATTGCATTCTAATAATACCTTTGAACATATTGCTCCAAATGATTTAAAGCATATGATGACTACATTTAAATTGTTATTAAAACCTAGTGGATTGATGAGTCATTTTATAGATATGACAGACCATTTCTCGCATTTTGATAAGTCAATTTCGGTATTTAATTATTTGAAGTACTCACCAAAAAAATGGCAGCTAATTGATAATAATATTTTACCTCAAAACCGTTTGCGAATTACTGATTTTAGAAATCTATTTGAACAAAATAATTTTGAAGTCTTAATAGAAGAAAACAACAATGGACCAATTGCCGAGCTACAAGCAATGCATATTGACACTGCTTTTAAACATTATACAGAAAAAGATTTATTAGTCTGTCATTCTTATATGGTCGTTCGTCAAAAAAATTAGTGCTGAATAATAAATTTTTCAATAACATAGTTTTGCTGACTATCTTCTGCCTTTAAAAAATAAGTGCCTTGCTTATAGTCATGTATATCTATAGTAAAGTTAGATTGATTATTATAAAACTGATGAATTACTTTGCCATTAATATCTACTATTTGAAATTTATGTTTGGTAGCAGACTGATTTTCTAATTGCACCGTAATATTATTTTTAGATAAGTTTGGATAGAGTTTTAATTTAAGTGATTTTTTATTAGTTGTTATTTTTGATGGAATACTTTTATTTAGTGCTAAAGTAATTTTTCCAATACTAAAATTAGGAATTGTATAAGTGCTTTCTTGTGATAATGATTGATTATTAATAATATATGACTTATCTAGTGTGTTAGAATTGAGTTCATAGCATGCAGTATTATTGCTTTGCCAACTGTTTGCATTTAAAACATATTCATTTACTACTGTTCCTGTAAAAATAGAATCGTTATTAGTAAACGAAATAGCATTAAAATCTATTAATATAGTGTCGTTAGTTGGATTAGCGAAATGTAGTATAATACTGTCTTTTGTTTCGTTGATAAATCCATCTATATTAATATATTTATTGTTTGTATTTAGAAGCGTTTTCCAGTCGTAATCTAATCTTTTTACTTGATGGTTGAGTGTAGTATTCCATAGTTCAAAAATGTCAGCACCTAAAAACTTTTTATAACTATGTCCATTTCCTCTAGAGGCACTTTGTACCAAAGCAAAAATATAAGAAGAACTTGCTAGGTTATGAATGATCCAAGTATCTATATTAAATAAGTTTTGCTCTTGAATTTCTATTGCATTTAAAAACATTTGTTGTATAAAATAACTATGCATAAAAGTATTATTCATATAAGTATTGCCATTTAAATTCCATTCCGTAACCCAAATTCGTTTGTTGCCAATATCATCAACTAGTTGAGTCATTTGGTAGTTAAATAAGTCTTCAGCAGACTTCTTTAAAAAATCTAAGGAGTAATTATACAATTCATCAAGTGAAACAATCGTTAAGGCAGTATCATAAGTTCCACAAGGAATATATCTACCAGTGTAGTAATGAGGAATCATCGCATCAAAAGTATTGTCGTTTGCTAAAAATCTATTCCATAAATGTGCTTCTCTTTCTGCTCTTCCATAATTATCTCTTATTTGATATGAACTATCAGTACTTACATATAAATAAGCATAATGCGTAGATGCAGGAACGCCAGTCGGAATTTGATAATTGGTTCTTATAAAATCGGCATACATCGAAGTAATAATCCAATGCTTATAAATACCTTCCAAATAATCTCTCATTCGTAAATTTTCAAAACCATTTACTTCAATAGTGTCTGGAATATTATTACAATCAAAACCAAGTAAAGATAAATCATCATCATATAATAAATACTCTGCTTGTGTCTCATTGCCTAATTCAATTCCTTTTATTTTGATATTATTCTGTACTAAGAAATTAATAGAAGCAATATTTTCTAAAAAATAATATCTAAAAGCACTATCATTAGCTAAATAATTTTTGATGTTATTGGTAAAAGTATTTCTTTTTACAGTACTTAAAGTATTAACATAATAATCTAAATCAGTTGGACTAAAATTTACAACTGGTTTATTAATAGTTGCACTGTCAAATAAACTATTAAACATTGCATTGATAAATGGATTGGCTACCATGAGTTGTTTATGAAAAATATGTTTTTGAATATTTAGATGATAATAAACACCTTTCGTTTCTGTTTCATTTTGTTGCATATAATGCATAAACTCTGCAAAATAATACATTAGATTTTTATCAAAAAATTGATCAAAAGGTAGCTGTGCATATACATAACCTCCTTTGGGTTTACACTCAAAATCCATGGTATCTATACCATGTCCATTACCAAGAAAATGATAATAATTGCCTATAGTACCACCAGGAAATCTATAATCTTGAATCTGCAATCCTTTCATTAAATTTAAAAAGTCGACAGTAAAATGCATAGAGTCGACTAATACTAAATTACTATCCACTTTAAATTCTAGCTGGTCATTAATTATAGCTTCAGATGCAGCAGCAAATGTTTTTTGCAAAACAACATTACTATTAGTTAGGTTAAGGTCAATATCATTAGCACTAGTTTGCAATAGCAAAATGAAGAATATTAGAATAAAAGAAATTTGTTTATAGTTCATGAGTTCAAATATAAAATAAACATTTTGAATTAGTTAATCTATTCTTAACTTTTTAAAAACAAAAAATTCAATGCATGCATTGCTTTTTTACTTAAATTAGTACAAAATTAAAATCAAATATTATGGCAAAGCATAAATCAAACTTAGTAGGTGGTTCTTTCTTAGTAAAAGACGAAAATCCTAAAAATGTTTTTATAGCAGAAGAACTTTCTGAAGAACAAAAAATGATACTAGAAATGGTAAAAGATTTCTGTATTCAAGAAGTTCATGGCATGGGAATTGAAAAAGCTGCTCTTTTAGATGCATCTAAAGATATGGATACCATTAAAGGCATTTTTGATAAAGCAGCAGAGTTAGGTTTATGTGGTGTGTCTATTGGAGAAGAATACGGTGGAATGGGATTAGACTTTAATACTGGTTTGGTTTTTACTGAAGCTATTGCTCTTGGATTTTCTTTTGCTACAACAATTGGAGCTCAAACTTCTATTGGTTCTTTGCCAATTGTATGGTATGGTGATGAAGAACAAAAACAAAAATATTTACCTAAAATTGCTAGTGGCGAGTATGCTTGTTCTTATTGTTTAACTGAGCCAACTGCTGGTTCTGATGCAAATAGTGGTAAAACTAATGCTGTTTTAAACGAAGCAGGTACACACTATATTTTAAACGGACAAAAAATGTGGATTACCAATGGTGGTTTTGCTGATATTTTTATTGTATTTGCTAAAATTGATGACGACAAAAAACTATCTGCGTTTATAGTAGAGAAAGATTTTGGTGGTATTGAAATTGGTAAAGAAGAAAAGAAAATGGGTATCAAAGCATCTTCTACAGTGCAAGTATTTTTTAACAATGTTCCAATTCCAAAAGAAAACTTACTAGGAGAGAGAGCTAAAGGATTTAACATGGCATTGAATATTTTAAATAGTGGTAGAATTAAAATTGCTGCTGGTGCTGTTGGTGGAATGAAATTTGGGTTGAAAACAGCAGTAGAATATGCTACACAAAGAGTACAGTTCGATAAACCAATTTCAGATTTTGGTGCTATGAAACAAAAAATTGGTAAAATTGCTTCAGATACTTTTGTACTAGAATCTGCTGTGTATAGAACTGGTGCTAATGTAGATGCTAAACACGATGAGTTATTAGCAGAAGGTGCTACTGCCAACGATGCTAAAATAAATGCAATGCGTGAGTATGCTATTGAGTGTGCTATTTTAAAAGTACAAGGTTCAGAAATGATGTGTACTGCAGCCGATGAAGCTATTCAAATTTTTGGAGGAATGGGTTACTCAATGGAAACTGGTGTTGAGATGGCTTATAGAGATGCAAGAATTACTAAAATTTATGAAGGTACGAACGAAATCAATAGAATGTTATCATTAGCAGAGTTTTACAAAAGAGGTTTCCAAACTAAAGAAATTAATATGAACGATGCAATGAAAACTATTCCAGTTGGTATTGCACAAAATTTCAATCCATTTAACAATGGCTATTTGGCAAGAGAAGAAGAAATTGTAAATAATTTTAAAACATTATTTATGGTAATTACAGGTGCAGCTGGTAGAAAACTAAAAACGAAATTAGTAGACGAACAAGAAATTGTAATGAACTTAGCAGATATCTTAGCAGTAGCTTATTTGTCTGAATCTGGTTTGTTGAGATTGAAGAAGTTAAAAGCAGAAAAAATTGAACCAGATACTTTAGCTACTAAAGAAAAAATGGTACAATTGTATATTTATGATGCAATGGACAAAGCAAGAGTGGCAGCCAATAATGCAATAGATAGTTATGCTAGTGGTGTAGAAAAATTTGCGATGAAGAGATTAGTAAATGGTTTACTAAGTGCTTATGATATCAATCCTAAAGATGTAAGAAGAGCCATTGCAGATGCAGCCATAGAAAAAGTAGATTATCCAGTATAACAAATAGAAAATAACTTTACTTAAGCGGTAAGAGAGAAGAGTCGTAGTTGCACCCAGCTACGGCTCTTTGTTTTTTATAAGATTATTAAAATCATGATT
Above is a genomic segment from Chitinophagales bacterium containing:
- a CDS encoding T9SS type A sorting domain-containing protein; its protein translation is MNYKQISFILIFFILLLQTSANDIDLNLTNSNVVLQKTFAAASEAIINDQLEFKVDSNLVLVDSMHFTVDFLNLMKGLQIQDYRFPGGTIGNYYHFLGNGHGIDTMDFECKPKGGYVYAQLPFDQFFDKNLMYYFAEFMHYMQQNETETKGVYYHLNIQKHIFHKQLMVANPFINAMFNSLFDSATINKPVVNFSPTDLDYYVNTLSTVKRNTFTNNIKNYLANDSAFRYYFLENIASINFLVQNNIKIKGIELGNETQAEYLLYDDDLSLLGFDCNNIPDTIEVNGFENLRMRDYLEGIYKHWIITSMYADFIRTNYQIPTGVPASTHYAYLYVSTDSSYQIRDNYGRAEREAHLWNRFLANDNTFDAMIPHYYTGRYIPCGTYDTALTIVSLDELYNYSLDFLKKSAEDLFNYQMTQLVDDIGNKRIWVTEWNLNGNTYMNNTFMHSYFIQQMFLNAIEIQEQNLFNIDTWIIHNLASSSYIFALVQSASRGNGHSYKKFLGADIFELWNTTLNHQVKRLDYDWKTLLNTNNKYINIDGFINETKDSIILHFANPTNDTILIDFNAISFTNNDSIFTGTVVNEYVLNANSWQSNNTACYELNSNTLDKSYIINNQSLSQESTYTIPNFSIGKITLALNKSIPSKITTNKKSLKLKLYPNLSKNNITVQLENQSATKHKFQIVDINGKVIHQFYNNQSNFTIDIHDYKQGTYFLKAEDSQQNYVIEKFIIQH
- a CDS encoding C40 family peptidase, with protein sequence MKKTALSLFICVFLLNNNAKSETIFEYVTSICTKYNIDGASFINFFQNAGIDIAAIDNYDMYVDVFKWLNTPYRYGGKTEYGIDCSHYVFKIQSEQEAYYTSSQLANITDFVAKEDLQEGDLVFFNTRGSGVSHVGLYLQNGKFTHASSSQGVTISSLNDKYWAARYVKAGRITNVKEPANPKPAQFQQKNTKDTDVIETINLYKQK
- a CDS encoding YjbQ family protein; translated protein: MIIQKEIILPRYARGFHLITHHIINALDDLPEVGLLHVFIKHTSAGLTINENADSDVLHDMNAWMDKYVKENEAFYKHTIEGSDDMPAHIKSSLVGSFLMIPISNHQLNLGTWQGIYLGEFRNNGGNRKLVISVYTN
- a CDS encoding methyltransferase domain-containing protein, whose amino-acid sequence is MKKWMLKAAAQKFISLLPFTQQTNQLLQKYVTKRTSITDVFFTDKLIHVQKHLQYFFKYSNLKNEFTTLELGTGRYPIIPICMYLSGANKIYSVDINDMTSADKIKQTIIRINKSYEDGVLQQYITVDKSRLTKLNDLLVIDNEQQFNDAFHSLGFLFLLEDINKSKIEMHSIDLLHSNNTFEHIAPNDLKHMMTTFKLLLKPSGLMSHFIDMTDHFSHFDKSISVFNYLKYSPKKWQLIDNNILPQNRLRITDFRNLFEQNNFEVLIEENNNGPIAELQAMHIDTAFKHYTEKDLLVCHSYMVVRQKN
- a CDS encoding acyl-CoA dehydrogenase family protein — encoded protein: MAKHKSNLVGGSFLVKDENPKNVFIAEELSEEQKMILEMVKDFCIQEVHGMGIEKAALLDASKDMDTIKGIFDKAAELGLCGVSIGEEYGGMGLDFNTGLVFTEAIALGFSFATTIGAQTSIGSLPIVWYGDEEQKQKYLPKIASGEYACSYCLTEPTAGSDANSGKTNAVLNEAGTHYILNGQKMWITNGGFADIFIVFAKIDDDKKLSAFIVEKDFGGIEIGKEEKKMGIKASSTVQVFFNNVPIPKENLLGERAKGFNMALNILNSGRIKIAAGAVGGMKFGLKTAVEYATQRVQFDKPISDFGAMKQKIGKIASDTFVLESAVYRTGANVDAKHDELLAEGATANDAKINAMREYAIECAILKVQGSEMMCTAADEAIQIFGGMGYSMETGVEMAYRDARITKIYEGTNEINRMLSLAEFYKRGFQTKEINMNDAMKTIPVGIAQNFNPFNNGYLAREEEIVNNFKTLFMVITGAAGRKLKTKLVDEQEIVMNLADILAVAYLSESGLLRLKKLKAEKIEPDTLATKEKMVQLYIYDAMDKARVAANNAIDSYASGVEKFAMKRLVNGLLSAYDINPKDVRRAIADAAIEKVDYPV